A single Petrotoga sp. 9PW.55.5.1 DNA region contains:
- a CDS encoding asparagine synthetase A has product MKKILEMSKKVDSVEVVKSYLSDKTYYDALIIQSEILGSSREFLVERGFVEMLPVIISTITDPLNHDVLDAQIDYYGYKYYVTKSMILQKQVSVLVHDKIFSFSPNLRLEKEEKYDSGRHLIDFVQLDIEIKNKKREEIMDLMEDLIIYVIRNVLEKYSDIIEKYHPSLKIPSKPFKKISVKKAKELYGDEYEKLLSEQSDQPLWLIDFPILEREFYDKQDPKNSDILLDFDLIYPEGFGEGISGGEREHEYEQIVKRIKLKGNGLESYEDYLKIAKEGYLEQSAGCGIGIERFTRFILGLDHVEKTRLFGKAPGKFTI; this is encoded by the coding sequence ATGAAAAAGATTTTAGAAATGTCAAAAAAGGTAGATTCTGTTGAAGTTGTAAAGAGTTATTTATCTGATAAAACTTATTATGACGCTTTGATAATTCAATCTGAGATTTTGGGGTCATCAAGAGAATTTCTCGTAGAGAGAGGTTTTGTTGAAATGTTACCAGTAATTATTTCAACAATTACAGATCCTTTGAACCATGATGTTCTAGATGCACAAATTGATTATTATGGGTATAAGTATTATGTGACAAAATCGATGATTTTACAAAAGCAAGTTAGTGTTTTAGTTCACGATAAAATATTCTCTTTTTCTCCAAATTTAAGGTTAGAAAAAGAAGAAAAGTATGATTCAGGAAGACATCTAATAGATTTTGTTCAGCTTGATATTGAAATAAAAAATAAAAAAAGGGAAGAGATTATGGATTTAATGGAAGATTTGATTATTTACGTTATAAGAAATGTTTTGGAAAAATATTCTGATATAATAGAAAAGTATCATCCATCATTAAAAATTCCTTCGAAGCCATTTAAAAAGATTTCTGTAAAAAAAGCAAAAGAACTTTATGGTGATGAATATGAAAAATTGTTGTCCGAACAGAGTGATCAACCTCTTTGGTTGATAGATTTTCCTATTTTGGAAAGAGAGTTTTATGATAAGCAAGATCCAAAAAATTCTGATATTCTTTTAGATTTTGATTTAATATACCCCGAAGGTTTCGGAGAAGGTATTTCTGGGGGAGAACGTGAACATGAATATGAACAAATTGTGAAAAGAATAAAGTTAAAAGGAAATGGGCTGGAAAGTTATGAAGATTATTTAAAAATTGCAAAAGAAGGATATTTAGAACAATCAGCTGGCTGCGGTATTGGTATTGAAAGATTCACCCGATTTATTTTAGGTTTGGATCATGTAGAAAAAACAAGATTGTTTGGAAAAGCGCCTGGGAAATTTACAATTTAA
- a CDS encoding glycosyltransferase family 2 protein, protein MKVKINQPLVSVILVCRNEEMTIRKSLLSLIKQSYEPYEIVVVDGKSTDKTVEIVREIKRDFSNIKIINNEKIYTPHGLNLGIKESKGDFILIAGAHTEFSKDYIKESVKFLLSHPEADAVGGVSMAKGLDKNNCIQNAISYAYSSVFGTAAKHRYYTKEPREIDTVAYACYKRDVFEKVGYFDEKLIRNQDIEFNYRMRKHNLKIFLIPQINYYYVPSKIKLFLKKNFSNGYWNYITLINSPYGISIRHFIPFLFSIYIIFLILFLIFSKNFIFNFVFLIPLIFYFILDVYFSSRFSIKLRNLKLFFCSLLVFPSLHISYGLGTLFSIIRGGKKEKQSIL, encoded by the coding sequence TTGAAAGTTAAAATTAACCAGCCTTTAGTTTCAGTAATTCTAGTTTGTAGAAACGAAGAAATGACAATAAGAAAATCTTTGCTCTCATTGATAAAGCAGTCATATGAGCCTTATGAGATTGTTGTTGTTGATGGAAAGTCAACAGATAAAACTGTTGAAATTGTTAGAGAAATAAAAAGGGATTTTTCAAATATTAAAATTATTAATAATGAAAAGATTTACACCCCTCACGGTTTAAATTTAGGGATTAAAGAAAGTAAAGGGGATTTTATTTTGATTGCTGGGGCCCATACAGAATTTAGTAAAGATTACATCAAAGAATCTGTGAAATTTTTACTCAGTCATCCAGAAGCTGATGCTGTTGGTGGTGTATCGATGGCAAAGGGATTAGACAAAAATAATTGTATTCAAAATGCAATATCATACGCATATTCTTCAGTTTTTGGCACTGCTGCAAAACATAGGTATTATACAAAAGAACCTAGAGAAATAGATACAGTTGCATATGCTTGTTATAAAAGAGATGTTTTTGAAAAAGTAGGTTATTTTGATGAGAAGTTAATTAGAAATCAAGATATCGAGTTTAATTATAGAATGAGGAAACATAATCTAAAGATATTCTTGATACCTCAGATAAATTATTACTATGTTCCTTCAAAAATTAAGTTGTTTTTGAAAAAAAACTTTTCCAATGGTTATTGGAATTATATTACATTAATAAATTCACCTTACGGCATTTCTATCAGACATTTCATTCCTTTTCTTTTTTCTATATATATCATTTTTCTGATATTATTTTTAATCTTTTCTAAGAATTTTATTTTTAATTTTGTATTTTTAATTCCTTTAATTTTTTATTTTATTCTTGATGTATATTTTTCCTCTAGATTTTCAATAAAATTGAGGAATTTAAAATTATTTTTTTGTAGTCTTCTTGTATTTCCATCTTTACATATTTCATATGGATTGGGAACTCTTTTTAGTATAATAAGAGGTGGAAAAAAAGAAAAACAGAGTATATTATAA
- a CDS encoding glycosyltransferase family 4 protein has translation MLIYKVMLSFILSLCLVPVMIKVAFKFDIVDKPDNKLKLHQKPIPYLGGIVVFLSVLPFFYKDIGFIVPASILTFIGLYDDIKSVSPYIRLVSEFVVVSMAVYFVAGIIQPVQFLLLVITGMALINGVNMVDGMDGVCAGTAIVSLLFFSIISKNYELLIFVFAISGFLVYNFPPAKIFLGDAGSYLLGFILFYSFSFLSGRSGRGGYFISLMITAFYFTDLVWAIIRRVINNKSPFFGDKEHIYDKIRKKFNLKPLFVALITYFISFIFGIIGLIAWDFQVIGVIITIITFIFVGYFFKLYKYD, from the coding sequence TTGCTGATATATAAAGTAATGCTTTCTTTCATTTTATCGCTTTGTTTAGTTCCTGTTATGATAAAAGTTGCTTTTAAATTTGATATAGTTGATAAACCTGATAATAAATTAAAACTTCATCAGAAACCTATACCTTATTTAGGTGGCATTGTAGTTTTTCTTTCAGTTTTGCCTTTCTTTTATAAAGATATAGGATTTATAGTTCCTGCCTCTATCTTGACTTTTATTGGTTTATACGATGACATAAAAAGCGTGTCTCCTTATATAAGGTTAGTAAGTGAATTTGTAGTAGTCTCTATGGCGGTTTATTTTGTAGCAGGAATAATTCAACCTGTTCAATTTTTATTATTAGTAATAACCGGAATGGCTCTTATTAATGGAGTTAATATGGTTGATGGAATGGATGGAGTGTGTGCTGGTACAGCTATAGTTAGCTTGTTGTTTTTTTCGATAATTTCAAAAAATTACGAATTATTGATTTTTGTATTTGCCATTTCTGGATTTTTAGTTTATAATTTTCCACCTGCCAAGATTTTTTTAGGAGATGCAGGTTCATATCTTCTAGGATTTATTTTGTTCTATTCTTTTTCTTTCCTCTCAGGAAGATCGGGAAGAGGGGGGTATTTTATTTCATTAATGATTACGGCTTTTTATTTTACCGATTTGGTATGGGCAATTATAAGAAGAGTTATTAATAATAAATCTCCATTCTTTGGAGATAAGGAACATATATATGATAAAATTAGAAAAAAATTTAATTTAAAACCTTTATTTGTTGCTTTGATCACATATTTTATATCTTTTATTTTTGGCATAATAGGATTAATTGCATGGGATTTTCAAGTAATTGGTGTTATAATTACAATAATAACCTTTATTTTTGTAGGATATTTTTTCAAGTTATACAAATATGATTAA
- a CDS encoding aldo/keto reductase — protein sequence MQTRKLGDTGLEVSLLGLGGFHMLEISKELVAKLMDIYLESGGNYIETAAEYGDGESENKMAYALKGRRDQVVLASKCHARDMKNAQYFLERTLKNLKTDYLDVLFLHHVTTQEDLEALLNSDSSLDYFYKMKDKGFIKNLGVSFHGLCDFALKLIKTVDLDVAMTQFNYFDVFNFPSTYNEFIPVARSKNMGIVGMKAFADGYLYRSTEDALNYALTQDIDVMVVGANSEDMLKKDIEIANNFKPLSQKSIDNLYYKAQELGNYVCRQCGKCLPCPESIDIMKIFEFEGWFDRQMRDYQPHEAPDYALRERLAFWFGNQNVAKKAYSDLNKNYNNCTKCMVCEERCPYDIPIIKKLKLVDFKLGSGELF from the coding sequence ATGCAAACTCGAAAATTGGGTGATACAGGCTTAGAAGTTTCTCTTTTAGGACTTGGTGGATTTCATATGTTAGAAATTTCCAAAGAATTGGTCGCAAAATTGATGGATATATATTTAGAGTCGGGGGGAAATTATATTGAAACGGCTGCTGAGTATGGAGACGGTGAATCGGAAAATAAAATGGCATATGCCTTAAAAGGTAGACGAGACCAGGTAGTTCTTGCCAGCAAATGTCATGCAAGAGATATGAAAAATGCTCAATATTTCTTGGAAAGAACATTAAAGAACTTAAAAACAGATTATTTAGACGTTTTATTTCTACATCATGTTACAACTCAAGAAGATTTAGAGGCTTTATTAAATAGTGACTCATCTCTCGACTATTTTTATAAAATGAAAGATAAAGGATTTATTAAAAATTTAGGGGTTTCTTTTCATGGACTTTGTGATTTTGCACTTAAGCTAATTAAAACTGTAGATTTAGATGTAGCTATGACCCAATTTAATTATTTTGATGTTTTTAATTTTCCAAGTACTTACAATGAGTTTATTCCTGTAGCAAGATCAAAAAATATGGGAATAGTTGGTATGAAAGCTTTTGCCGATGGTTACCTTTATAGATCTACAGAAGATGCCCTGAATTATGCTTTAACTCAGGATATTGATGTTATGGTAGTAGGAGCCAATTCGGAGGATATGTTGAAAAAGGATATTGAAATAGCTAATAATTTTAAACCTTTATCTCAAAAATCTATTGATAATCTTTATTATAAAGCGCAAGAGCTTGGCAACTATGTTTGTAGACAGTGTGGAAAATGTTTGCCCTGCCCTGAAAGTATAGACATAATGAAAATTTTTGAATTTGAAGGTTGGTTTGATAGACAAATGAGAGATTATCAGCCCCATGAAGCTCCTGATTATGCTCTAAGAGAACGGTTAGCGTTCTGGTTTGGCAATCAAAATGTAGCTAAAAAAGCTTATAGTGATTTAAATAAAAATTATAATAATTGTACAAAATGCATGGTCTGTGAAGAAAGATGCCCTTATGATATTCCTATAATAAAGAAATTAAAGTTGGTAGATTTCAAACTCGGTAGTGGTGAATTGTTTTAA
- a CDS encoding aldo/keto reductase, giving the protein MKYRKFSKFDDKISTLGFGCMRLPILDNDEGKIDEQTATKMLRYAIDNGLNYVDTAYPYHLGNSEYFVGRALKDGYREKVYLATKNPVWLVNTFEDFEKYLDEQLKKLDTDYIDMYLLHSLDKNRWKNVYKLNGLKFLDNAKKTGKIRYAGFSFHDDFKTFKSIIDSYNWDFCQIQFNYLDTHYQAGLAGLKYAHQKGLAVIVMEPLRGGKLVNKLPQEALDILNALDPSKTPAYWALRWVWNHPEVTTVLSGMSNMEQVIDNIKSAEDSGPKSLSEKELEIINKVKNIYNNKSKINCTGCNYCVPCKNNIAIPSVFSIYNEGYIYDNIEEAKKRYQSLITDNVDPSRCEECGDCEKECPQHLPIISLLKMVRKELELSH; this is encoded by the coding sequence TTGAAATATAGAAAGTTTAGTAAATTTGATGATAAAATTTCTACATTAGGTTTTGGTTGCATGAGACTACCAATTCTTGATAATGATGAAGGAAAAATCGATGAACAAACTGCAACAAAAATGCTTAGATATGCAATAGACAATGGGTTGAATTATGTAGATACCGCTTATCCTTATCATCTAGGTAACAGTGAATACTTTGTTGGAAGGGCCTTGAAAGACGGATACAGAGAAAAAGTCTATTTAGCTACTAAAAATCCTGTTTGGTTGGTAAATACGTTTGAAGATTTTGAAAAATATCTTGATGAACAGTTAAAGAAACTTGATACTGACTACATAGATATGTATTTATTGCATTCTCTTGATAAAAATCGGTGGAAAAATGTATATAAATTGAATGGATTAAAGTTTCTAGATAATGCAAAAAAAACTGGGAAAATTAGATACGCTGGATTTTCTTTTCACGATGACTTTAAAACATTTAAAAGTATTATAGACTCTTACAATTGGGATTTTTGTCAAATCCAGTTTAATTATTTAGATACTCATTACCAAGCAGGACTTGCAGGGTTAAAATATGCTCATCAAAAAGGTTTAGCAGTTATTGTGATGGAACCTCTTAGAGGTGGAAAGTTAGTCAATAAATTACCTCAAGAAGCACTTGATATTCTTAATGCTTTAGATCCTTCGAAAACTCCAGCGTATTGGGCATTAAGATGGGTATGGAACCATCCAGAAGTAACTACTGTCTTAAGTGGAATGTCAAATATGGAACAGGTTATAGATAACATAAAAAGTGCAGAAGATTCAGGCCCGAAATCCTTGTCAGAAAAAGAACTAGAAATAATTAACAAAGTTAAAAACATTTACAATAATAAATCAAAAATAAATTGTACTGGTTGTAACTATTGTGTACCTTGCAAAAATAACATCGCCATTCCAAGCGTTTTTAGTATATACAACGAAGGATATATTTATGATAATATAGAAGAAGCTAAAAAAAGATATCAATCCTTAATAACAGATAATGTAGATCCTTCAAGATGTGAGGAATGTGGTGATTGTGAAAAGGAATGTCCACAACATCTACCTATAATTTCTCTTCTAAAAATGGTGAGAAAAGAACTAGAATTATCTCATTGA
- a CDS encoding sodium ion-translocating decarboxylase subunit beta, with protein sequence MVLEDMLYFFSSSGFMNISLSQVFMIILGLIIIYIAISKHAEPLLLIPLGFGMIIANIPPEVTGVLMQPENGQPGGLLWYIKLGLDKGIYPPLIFLGIGALTDFSYLIANPKLILLGGAAQIGIFISFILANLIGFNINSAAAIGMIGGADGPTSIYLASKFSPDLLPVIAVAAYSYISVIPILQPFISKMLTTKRERKIRMRRLRVVSKRERIIFPIVTTILVSLIVPQSLPLIGMLMLGNLLKESGVTGRLAEAASRFILDTVTILLMLSVGVKATAEVFLSMVTLKIILLGAIAFIVAMASGIGFAKLMNLFSKEKINPLIGAAGVSAVPNSARVAQHIAQETDPGNFILMHAMGPNVAGVIGSAIAAGMFLSVL encoded by the coding sequence ATGGTATTAGAAGATATGCTTTATTTTTTCAGCAGTAGTGGATTTATGAATATTTCCCTATCTCAAGTTTTCATGATAATACTCGGTCTTATAATTATTTACATAGCTATTTCAAAGCATGCTGAGCCTCTTTTGTTAATTCCTCTCGGCTTTGGAATGATTATAGCTAATATTCCTCCAGAGGTAACAGGAGTTTTGATGCAACCAGAAAATGGTCAACCCGGAGGATTGTTATGGTATATTAAGTTAGGGTTAGATAAAGGGATATACCCACCTTTAATTTTCTTAGGAATTGGAGCATTAACGGATTTTTCATACCTTATTGCTAATCCAAAATTAATTTTGTTAGGGGGAGCTGCTCAAATAGGAATATTTATTAGTTTTATTCTTGCAAATCTGATAGGGTTTAATATTAATTCAGCTGCTGCTATTGGTATGATTGGGGGTGCAGACGGGCCTACTTCAATTTATTTAGCTTCAAAGTTTTCTCCAGACTTGTTACCCGTTATTGCTGTGGCAGCTTATTCTTATATATCTGTTATACCTATTTTACAACCGTTCATATCTAAAATGTTGACTACAAAAAGAGAAAGAAAAATTCGGATGAGAAGATTAAGAGTAGTTTCAAAAAGAGAAAGAATTATTTTTCCTATAGTAACCACTATTTTAGTTTCTCTAATTGTTCCTCAATCTTTACCTTTGATAGGGATGTTAATGTTAGGAAATTTATTGAAAGAATCTGGAGTTACCGGAAGACTTGCTGAAGCTGCTTCGCGTTTTATACTTGACACTGTTACCATATTGTTGATGCTTTCTGTTGGGGTTAAAGCTACGGCTGAAGTTTTTTTATCAATGGTTACATTAAAAATAATTTTATTAGGAGCAATTGCTTTTATTGTTGCCATGGCAAGTGGAATTGGGTTTGCAAAATTGATGAATCTATTTTCCAAGGAAAAAATTAATCCCTTAATTGGAGCAGCTGGTGTGTCCGCGGTTCCAAATTCAGCCCGAGTAGCTCAGCATATAGCTCAAGAAACGGATCCAGGAAATTTCATTTTAATGCATGCTATGGGACCAAACGTAGCAGGAGTTATTGGTTCGGCAATAGCTGCTGGAATGTTTTTAAGCGTACTTTGA
- a CDS encoding ferredoxin family protein — translation MPSSTKSFKVFINYNYCKNCGICSWICPVNAIIEESFGKPVVPDHEKCTGCLQCERMCPDFAINVIEINS, via the coding sequence ATGCCATCTAGTACAAAAAGTTTCAAGGTGTTTATCAATTACAATTATTGTAAAAATTGTGGTATTTGTTCATGGATTTGCCCTGTAAATGCTATAATAGAGGAAAGTTTTGGAAAACCGGTTGTACCAGATCATGAAAAATGTACAGGATGTTTACAATGTGAAAGAATGTGTCCGGATTTTGCTATAAACGTTATAGAGATTAATTCATAG
- a CDS encoding 2-oxoacid:acceptor oxidoreductase subunit alpha → MGKMLFLQGNEAVGMAAIKAGCRFFAGYPITPSTEIAEYMSRELPKVGGTFIQMEDELGSAAAMIGASLAGVKSMTATSGPGFSLMQEALGYAIMTEVPCVFVDVMRGGPSTGLPTKPSQGDIMQIRWGTHGDHHIIAIYPSTVEEVYNYTITAFNYAETYRTPVVLVLDETLAHMRENVYFDYEKENPQVVERLKEVDIGEEELFLPFDLEERFSVNPLVEMGKSRFHVSGLVHDESGFPIRDPNTISKVIEHLDSKIRLSAEEISIYNEYMLQDADIVVVAYGSVARSALKAVKQARSDKIPVGFFKPITIWPMPTSRLKMIFKNAQTIIVPEMNMGQYVKEMSRLNKMNKHVESLTKTSGELITPEEILNVIMKMWVQITEM, encoded by the coding sequence ATGGGTAAAATGCTTTTTTTACAAGGTAATGAAGCGGTTGGGATGGCAGCAATAAAAGCAGGATGTCGATTTTTTGCTGGATATCCCATAACTCCTTCTACGGAAATTGCAGAATATATGTCCAGAGAATTACCTAAAGTAGGTGGGACATTTATTCAAATGGAAGACGAACTTGGGAGTGCAGCTGCAATGATTGGTGCTTCACTTGCCGGCGTTAAATCAATGACAGCTACTAGTGGTCCTGGTTTTTCTCTTATGCAGGAAGCTTTAGGTTACGCAATTATGACAGAGGTTCCATGTGTTTTTGTTGATGTTATGAGAGGAGGACCCAGCACGGGACTTCCAACTAAACCTTCTCAAGGAGATATAATGCAAATACGTTGGGGAACACATGGAGATCATCATATTATTGCAATTTATCCCTCAACAGTTGAAGAGGTTTATAATTATACAATTACTGCTTTTAATTATGCAGAAACTTATAGAACACCTGTAGTTTTAGTTCTGGACGAGACATTAGCTCATATGAGAGAAAATGTTTATTTTGATTATGAGAAAGAAAATCCTCAGGTTGTGGAAAGATTAAAAGAGGTGGATATAGGTGAAGAAGAATTGTTTTTGCCTTTTGATTTAGAAGAAAGATTTTCAGTAAATCCACTTGTTGAAATGGGGAAAAGTAGGTTTCATGTTTCCGGACTGGTACACGATGAAAGCGGTTTCCCAATTAGAGATCCTAACACAATATCAAAAGTTATAGAACATCTTGATTCTAAAATTAGATTATCGGCTGAAGAAATTTCCATTTATAACGAATATATGTTACAAGATGCTGATATAGTTGTTGTCGCATACGGTAGTGTTGCAAGAAGTGCATTAAAAGCCGTAAAACAAGCTAGAAGTGATAAAATACCAGTTGGTTTTTTTAAACCTATAACTATATGGCCTATGCCTACTTCAAGGTTGAAAATGATATTTAAAAACGCACAAACAATTATTGTACCAGAGATGAATATGGGGCAGTATGTTAAAGAGATGTCACGTCTTAATAAAATGAACAAACATGTAGAATCTTTGACTAAAACTTCAGGAGAATTAATAACTCCCGAAGAAATATTGAATGTGATCATGAAAATGTGGGTGCAGATAACGGAGATGTGA
- a CDS encoding GGDEF domain-containing protein — protein sequence MDNIIPEKYIKNIKISYLNPGITFLVKNLTKEILLEFWVDIRIHEDPNEVPETFYKFLKVCNSFSVFVIKSVEEVDKSVEQRIKIKLSDYNDEFVIIDYEILKKNETDFIFEIIKKANPLIGLILVDILINSSKLASVFNTSKELIKRGYNPDSTIDEMVFASMVGITGGFSGAFNRSILYVESNDHFEVLRALGPGNAKEAHQIYEAFETLEDNIEPYLERYDNGVKYFSNLEKYLKMYTLDKKVILNNGLFLQAIQENKTIKVPVSRIDNEIVNLLDLRGEIAFSPFYTEKDHLAFFICDNRYTMRSITDEQLDILDYYAKECVMMWQNKLFQNTLKRDAEIDSLTKIGNRRAYEKYVSSLKYTKNKEISIAIFDLDDFKNINDKYGHSQGDIVLKEFSETLKLSMRDSDKIFRYGGDEFVAFINEIDKEKVYSILKRVNLNWKKKNKHTFSVGVARGNSNQIDTLFEKADENLYKAKKLGKNRIVID from the coding sequence ATGGATAATATAATTCCAGAAAAGTATATAAAAAATATAAAAATTTCTTATCTTAATCCCGGCATTACGTTTTTAGTAAAAAATCTAACAAAAGAAATTCTTCTTGAATTTTGGGTAGATATACGAATCCATGAAGATCCAAATGAAGTTCCAGAAACTTTTTACAAATTTCTTAAAGTATGTAATTCCTTTTCTGTTTTTGTTATTAAGAGTGTCGAAGAAGTTGATAAAAGTGTGGAACAACGTATAAAGATAAAATTATCTGATTATAATGATGAATTTGTAATAATAGATTATGAAATTCTCAAAAAAAATGAGACAGATTTTATATTTGAAATTATTAAAAAAGCTAATCCTTTGATAGGTTTAATTTTAGTTGATATTTTGATTAATTCTTCAAAACTTGCTAGTGTATTCAACACATCTAAAGAGCTAATAAAAAGAGGTTATAATCCTGATTCTACTATAGATGAAATGGTTTTTGCATCTATGGTTGGGATTACAGGTGGATTCAGTGGAGCTTTTAACAGATCGATATTGTATGTTGAAAGCAACGACCATTTCGAAGTTCTAAGAGCTTTAGGACCTGGAAATGCAAAAGAGGCCCATCAAATATATGAAGCTTTTGAAACATTAGAGGATAATATAGAACCGTACTTAGAAAGATATGATAATGGAGTTAAATACTTCTCGAATTTAGAGAAGTATTTAAAAATGTATACTTTAGATAAAAAAGTTATTTTAAATAACGGTCTTTTTCTTCAAGCGATTCAAGAAAATAAAACAATAAAAGTGCCAGTGAGTAGAATAGATAATGAAATTGTTAATCTTTTAGATTTAAGAGGAGAAATAGCGTTTTCTCCTTTTTATACAGAAAAAGATCATTTGGCTTTTTTTATTTGTGACAATCGTTATACTATGAGATCTATAACGGACGAACAACTTGATATACTTGATTATTATGCAAAAGAATGCGTCATGATGTGGCAGAATAAACTTTTTCAGAATACTTTAAAAAGAGATGCAGAAATAGATTCTCTTACTAAAATTGGCAATAGAAGAGCTTATGAAAAATACGTCTCTTCTTTGAAATATACGAAAAACAAAGAAATATCAATAGCAATATTTGATCTTGATGACTTTAAAAATATTAATGATAAATATGGCCATTCTCAGGGGGATATAGTGTTAAAAGAGTTTTCTGAAACTTTGAAGCTTAGCATGAGGGATTCTGATAAAATTTTTAGATATGGAGGAGATGAATTCGTAGCCTTCATTAATGAAATAGATAAAGAAAAGGTTTACTCAATATTAAAAAGAGTAAACCTAAATTGGAAGAAAAAAAACAAACACACTTTTTCAGTAGGTGTAGCAAGGGGTAATAGTAATCAAATAGATACACTGTTTGAAAAAGCTGATGAAAATTTATACAAAGCAAAAAAACTTGGTAAAAATAGAATTGTGATAGATTAA
- a CDS encoding sulfite exporter TauE/SafE family protein produces MISFYIISIIAGWGAGVVTGIIGASAAVVIVPVFIAFLNMPAFEAIGISLATDVVASLVAANTYRKNGNIDLKSGIQMAISAIFGAIIGSWLSSFVPSAGLGGFTGIAILLIGFSFIKKPLNERIKNFQEKYNSSSSNNSVKTYIISIFWGLLIGIIAGFVGAGGGVMILLILAFVLRYRIHVAIGTSVLIMAFTALSGAITHALYAPIPWDLLIFCVVGAAIGSKMAALFANMASEEKLGKIAGFAFIFLGMLTVIDGFIS; encoded by the coding sequence TTGATAAGTTTTTATATAATATCAATAATTGCAGGTTGGGGAGCAGGTGTTGTTACAGGGATTATAGGCGCTAGTGCCGCGGTTGTGATCGTACCAGTTTTTATAGCATTTTTGAATATGCCTGCTTTTGAAGCTATAGGTATCAGCTTAGCCACTGACGTAGTTGCATCTTTAGTTGCTGCCAACACATATAGAAAAAATGGGAATATAGACCTAAAGTCTGGAATCCAAATGGCTATAAGCGCAATTTTCGGAGCAATAATAGGAAGTTGGCTTTCTTCTTTTGTCCCTTCAGCTGGTTTAGGAGGTTTCACAGGAATAGCTATTCTATTAATAGGATTCAGTTTTATAAAGAAACCTCTAAATGAAAGAATCAAAAATTTTCAAGAAAAATATAATTCATCTTCTTCTAACAACTCAGTAAAAACATATATAATTTCTATCTTTTGGGGATTACTAATAGGGATTATAGCAGGATTTGTTGGTGCAGGTGGCGGAGTTATGATTCTCTTAATACTCGCATTTGTGTTACGCTATAGAATTCATGTTGCAATAGGAACCTCTGTTCTTATAATGGCTTTTACAGCTTTATCTGGAGCTATTACTCATGCTTTATATGCTCCTATCCCTTGGGATCTACTTATTTTCTGTGTAGTTGGAGCTGCTATAGGTTCAAAAATGGCTGCTTTATTTGCAAATATGGCCTCTGAAGAAAAACTTGGTAAAATAGCAGGGTTTGCTTTTATTTTTCTGGGAATGTTAACTGTTATAGACGGTTTTATCTCTTAA
- a CDS encoding ZIP family metal transporter — MGNLSGTQIWLFGTLASLIAGLATIIGAIPIFFLKKELEEKQLDMFLGFAAGVMLAATMFSLIIPSIEIGGIPITVLGIISGALAIDLMDKFSPHEHFLKGHEGPELARLKRIWLFVIAIALHNFPEGMAVGVSFGGGMIANGITVAVAIGLQNIPEGTATAFSLLKANYSKKQSFFWTSLTGLVEPIGGLIGASLVVFIQPALPFFLSFAGGAMLYVISDEIIPETHSHGYERTATFSLIFGFILMLILDVALG, encoded by the coding sequence ATGGGGAATTTATCCGGAACCCAGATATGGCTATTTGGAACTCTTGCTAGCCTTATTGCTGGATTAGCAACAATTATAGGTGCTATCCCTATTTTTTTCTTAAAGAAAGAGTTGGAAGAAAAACAGTTGGATATGTTTCTTGGTTTTGCTGCAGGGGTCATGCTTGCTGCTACCATGTTTTCACTTATCATACCTTCTATTGAAATAGGTGGTATTCCGATAACCGTTTTAGGAATAATTAGTGGAGCTTTAGCAATAGATTTAATGGATAAATTTTCACCTCACGAACATTTTTTAAAAGGGCACGAAGGTCCCGAACTAGCCAGGTTAAAAAGAATATGGCTTTTTGTTATAGCCATTGCATTACATAATTTTCCTGAGGGTATGGCCGTAGGTGTGAGTTTTGGTGGAGGAATGATAGCCAATGGTATAACTGTAGCTGTGGCTATCGGTTTACAAAATATTCCAGAAGGTACAGCAACAGCTTTTTCATTGTTGAAAGCTAATTATAGCAAAAAACAAAGCTTCTTTTGGACTTCTTTGACTGGCTTAGTAGAGCCAATAGGTGGATTAATTGGTGCATCCTTGGTAGTTTTTATTCAACCTGCCTTACCTTTCTTTTTGTCATTTGCAGGCGGAGCGATGCTATACGTTATAAGTGATGAAATTATTCCCGAAACTCATTCACATGGTTACGAAAGAACCGCAACATTTTCTTTAATATTTGGTTTTATTCTTATGTTAATATTAGACGTTGCCTTAGGATAA